From a single Pleurodeles waltl isolate 20211129_DDA chromosome 8, aPleWal1.hap1.20221129, whole genome shotgun sequence genomic region:
- the LOC138249445 gene encoding olfactory receptor 51G2-like, which translates to MAFDRYVAICKPLQYVSILHPIISKIGLVALMRCLCLHFAVPFLLKILPYCDKHVLSFAFCYHTDVMKLACADTTITSTYNLVVVITTYPVDAIFILLSYIMILRNILNRTQQSERLKALNTCVSHLCVVMLFYIPLISLSLASRYGQKDSVLLRVVLGGILLVVPPAMNPMIYSIKTKQIRSALRKRFWPTKQNN; encoded by the coding sequence ATGGCATTTGACCGCTATGTTGCCATATGTAAACCTCTGCAATATGTCTCAATTTTACATCCAATTATATCTAAAATAGGACTGGTAGCTCTAATGAGATGCTTATGTCTTCATTTTGCTGTGccttttcttttgaaaattctCCCATACTGTGACAAACATGTCCTCTCTTTTGCCTTCTGCTATCACACTGACGTTATGAAGCTTGCTTGTGCGGACACTACAATTACTAGTACATACAACCTCGTTGTAGTGATCACCACATACCCTGTAGATGCAATTTTCATTCTCCTTTCTTACATCATGATTCTAAGGAATATCTTGAACAGAACACAGCAATCAGAAAGACTGAAAGCATTGAACACCTGTGTAAGTCATCTATGTGTTGTTATGCTGTTTTACATCCCACTCATCAGTTTATCATTGGCTAGTAGATATGGACAAAAGGACTCAGTCCTTCTGCGTGTTGTTTTGGGTGGGATATTGCTTGTTGTGCCACCAGCAATGAACCCAATGATTTACAGCATAAAAACTAAACAGATACGTAGTGCCCTCCGTAAAAGATTCTGGCCAACAAAACAGAACAACTGA